The Streptomyces sp. 11x1 genomic sequence GTCCGCCTCTGCGACTCGGAGACCCCCCAGCCCTGCTGGAACGGCTCGCCCTACCAGCCGATCCCCATCACCGACGAGGCCACCGCCAAGCAGGCCCTGCAGATCCGCGAGCGCTCCGAGGACTTCCCCGGCATCACCGCCGAACCCCAGGCCGTCCGCCGCTACGCCAGCCCTGGCGGCTCCAAGACCTCCCAGGTCCTTGGGTACCTCTCCCCGGTCACCGACGAGGAGATCACCAAGGCCCAGGACACCGACTCGCCGTATCTGCGCTCCGACCAGGTCGGCCGCTCCGGCCTGGAGCGCCAGTACGACAAGGAACTGCGCGGCAAGGCCGGCGTCACCCGGTACGAGGTCGACAACCTCGGCCGGGTCATCGGCGAGGCCGAGGCCGACCCCGCCCAGCCCGGCGCCAACCTCGTCACCAGCATCGACGCCCGCGTGCAGCGCATCGCCGAGTACGAACTCAACGAGGCGATGAAGGAAGCCCGCAAGCAGAACGACCGCAACACCGGGACCAACTACAAGGCGGACTCCGGCGCGGTCGTCGTGATGGAGGCCAAGACCGGCCGTGTGGTCGCCATGGCCTCCAACCCGGACTACGACCCCAACGCCTGGGTCGGCGGCATCTCCGCCAAGGACTACGCCAAGCTCACCGGCAAGAAGTCCAACTACCCGCTGCTGAACCGCGCGATCCAGGGCCAGTCGGCCCCCGGCTCCGTGTTCAAGGTGATCCCGACGGCCGCCGCGGTGAACGCCGGCTACTCCTTCAACGGCCCGTACCAATGCTCCAGTTCGTACTCGATCGGCGGCCAGGTCTTCAAGAACTTTGAGTCCCAGAGCCATGGCGCGATCAGCCTCGGCAAGGCGCTGGAGGTCTCCTGCGACACCGTCTTCTACCGCCTCTCCCACGAGGAGTGGAAGCGCGACGGAGGCATCAAGCCCAAGAAGGGCGCCAACGACTGGTTCTACAAGACCGCCCACCAGTTCGGCCTCGGCGCCGAGACCGGCATCGATCTGCCGAACGAGGTCACCGGCCGCATCCCGGACCGCCAGTGGAAGCAGAAGTACTGGGAGGACAACAAGGACGCCTGGTGCAAGTACGGCAAGAAGGGCGGCTCGTACGCCGAGCAGATCGCGTACGAGAACTGCCTCGAAGGCAACCGCCTGCGTGCCGGTGACTCCGTCAACTACTCCATCGGCCAGGGCGACACCCTCGTCACCCCCATCCAGATGGCCACCATCTACGCGGCCATCTCCAACGGCGGCACCCTCTACGACCCCACCGTCGGCAAGGCGATCATCAGCGCCGACGGCAAGAACGTGCAGGAGATCGCACCCAAGTCGCACGGCAAACTGCCGATGACGAAGAAGACCCGCGACGAGATAGACGAAGCCCTCGCGGGAGTCGCGACCCGAGGCACGGCAGCCTGGCGCTTCCAGGGCTGGCCGCAGGACGAGATCCCGATCCACGCCAAGACGGGTACGGCCGAGGTCTACGGCAAGCAGACGACCTCCTGGTTCACCACGTACACCAAGGACTACTCGATCGTCATGACGATCTCCCAGGGTGGTACGGGCTCCGGCGCCTCGGCACCCGCCGTGCGCAAGCTCTACAACGCGCTCTACGGCGTCTCCGAGGACGGAAAGATCGACAGGAAGAAGGCACTGCTGCCCACCCCGCAGAAGGGCCTGCCGAAGATCGAGTCCGACGGTTCGATCGACTCCCCGAAGCTGGAGTCCTACCCGCCGAAGAAGTCCAAGAAGGAGGCCGCCGAGGACGGCACCCAGGTGGTCGCCGCGGGGCCCGGCGCCCGACCGGTCTCCTTCGACGTCCCGGCGGCGATCCTCGACACACGGGGCGGCGGCACCAACCGCGCCGCCCGCCGACGCGACGATCGAGGTCGACGGCGAGGGGGCGGCGGAGGCCGCTGCGGCAGCGGCCGTTGTGGCAGTGGCAGTGGCAGCGGCGGCGGTGGCAGTCGCGGTGAAGGCGGCGGTGGCAGCCGCGGTGGTCGGGGACGGAGGAGGTCCGGATGACCGGCAACAGCTTCTCCGTCTCCGGGTACGGGCCCGAACGCACCGGCTGGACCCGGCTGTTCGCCCGTGACTCGCTCGCCCGCCGGCTCGACTGGCCGATACTGTTCTCGGCCATCGCGCTCTCCCTGATCGGCGCGGCCCTCGTCTACTCGGCGACCCGCAACCGCACCGAGCTCAACCAGGGCGACCCGTACTACTTCCTGCTCCGGCACCTGCTCAACACCGGCATCGGCTTCGCCCTGATGATCGGCACGGTCTGGCTCGGCCACCGCACCCTACGCACGGCCGTCCCCATCCTGTACGGCATCTCGGTGCTGCTGATCCTGCTGGTGCTCACCCCGATGGGCGCGACCATCAACGGCGCGCACGCATGGATCGTCGTCGGCGGCGGCTTCTCGCTCCAGCCCTCGGAGTTCGTGAAGGTCACGATCATCCTGGGGATGGCGATGCTGCTGGCGGCCCGGGTGGACGCGGGCGACAAACCCCACCCCGACCACCGCACGGTCGTCCAGGCCCTCGGGCTCGCAGCCGTCCCGATACTGATCGTGCTGCTCATGCCCGACCTCGGCTCGGTCATGGTCATGGTGGTCATCGTGCTCGGCGTCCTGCTCACCTCCGGCGCCTCCAACCGGTGGGTCCTAGGCCTCATCGGCACGGGCGCGGTCGGCGCGATCGCCGTCTGGCAGCTCGGGGTGCTTGACGAGTACCAGATCAACCGCTTCGCGGCCTTCGCCAACCCCGAACTCGACCCGGCCGGCGTGGGCTACAACACCAACCAGGCCCGGATCGCCATCGGCTCCGGCGGGCTGCTCGGCACCGGGCTGTTCAAGGGCTCGCAGACCACGGGACAGTTCGTGCCCGAGCAGCAGACCGACTTCGTGTTCACGGTGGCGGGGGAGGAGCTCGGCTTCGTGGGCGCCGGGCTGATCATCGTGCTGCTCGGTGTCGTCCTGTGGAGGGCCTGCCGGATCGCCCGCGAGACCACCGAGCTGTACGGCACGATCGTCGCCGGCGGCATCATCGCCTGGTTCGCCTTCCAGTCCTTCGAGAACATCGGCATGACCCTCGGCATCATGCCGGTGGCGGGCCTGCCGCTGCCGTTCGTGTCGTACGGCGGTTCGTCGATGTTCGCGGTGTGGGTGGCGGTGGGGTTGCTGCAGTCCATCAGAGTGCAGCGCCCGATGTCGGCGTAAGGTCCCGGTGCTCCTCAGGGGCAGGCCTCCGCTCCCTCCATGGGGGCGATGGTCTGCCCCTTTACCGAATATGCGACTAGATTCATTTCATGGCGGACACAAAGCGCGAGATCGAGCGGAAGTACGAGTCCGACGAGAGCGGCCTGCCGGACCTCACCGGTGTGGCCGGGGTCGCGACCGTCATGGACAAGGGTGTGGCGGAGCTGGACGCCGTCTACTACGACACCTCCGACGAACGCCTCGCCGCCGCCTCCATCACCCTGCGTCGCCGTACGGGCGGCAGTGACGCGGGCTGGCATCTGAAGTTCCCCGTCTCCTCGGGCGTACGGGACGAGATCCGGGCTCCGCTGTCCGACACGCTGCCCGACGAACTCGCCGGGCTGGTCCGCTCCCGGGTGCGGGCGGCGAAGCTGGTCCCGCTGGTCCGTCTCCTCTCCACCCGAGCCGTCAGCGAGCTGCTCGACGCCGACGGCAGGCTCCTCGCCGAGGCCAGCGTGGACGCCGTGGTCGCCGAGCGGCTCACCGAGAAGGGCCGGACCGCACAGTGGTCCGAGATCGAGGTCGAACTCGCCGACGACGGTGACCCCGCGTTCCTCGACAAGGTCGAGAAGAAGCTGCGCAAGGCGGGCGTACGGCCGTCGGACTCGCCGTCCAAGCTCGCCAGGGCCCTCCAGGAGACGGCTCCTGCGAAGGGGAAGAAGGCCAAGAAGGACGGGAAGGACGGCAAGAGCGAGAAAGGCGGCAAGGGCGCGAAGGGGAAGGGGGACGGTGAGCCGCTCACGCCCGGGGACCATGTCCTCGCGTACATCCGGGCCCAGCGGGACGCGATCGTCGAGCTGGACCCCGCCGTCCGCCGCGACGTCTTCGACTCCGTCCACAGCATGCGGGTCGCCACGCGTCGCCTGCGCAGCACCTTCAAGTCGTTCGGCAAGGTCCTGGACCGGGCGGTCACGGACCCGATCGGCGAGGAGCTGAAGTGGCTCGCGGGGGAGCTGGGCGTCGACCGTGACCAGGAGGTTCTGACGGAGCGCCTCACCGAGGCATTGGACGGCCTCCCCGAGAGCCTGGTGACGGGCCCGGTCCACGCACGGCTGCGCGCCTGGTCGCGGAAGGACGGAGGTACCGGCCCCCGGACCGAACTGATCGAGGCCCTGGACGGACCGCGCTATCTGGAGCTGCTGGAAACCCTCGACGCCGTGATCGCGGACCCGCCGCTGCTCAAGGCCGCCCACGGCGATCCCGAGAAAGTGATCACCAAGGCGGTCGAGAAGGACTTCGGCAAGGTGGCGGCCCTCGTCGAGGAGGCCCTGGCCCAGCCGCCCGGCGCCGACCGCGACCTCGCCATGCACGAGGCCCGCAAGAAGACCAAGCGGACCCGGTACGCGGCCGAGGCGGCCCGTCCCCTCCTGGGTAATCCGGCCAAGGCACTCGTCAAGGACATGAAGTCCCTGCAGACCCTCCTCGGCGACCACCAGGACAGCGTGATGGCCCGCGAGGCCCTGCGCGACCTTGCCCACCAGGCCCACGCGGCACCGGGGGAGAGCGCCTTCACGTACGGGCTGCTGTACGGCAGGGAGGAGCGCCGGGCGGAGCTGGCGGAGGCGGAGCTGCCCGGGGAGTGGAAGAGGATCAGCGCGGACATGCCCTTCTGAGCTGCGCAGGTGAGCCCCGCCGCTAATCGGGAGTGCGAGGGGTGTCTCCGGGGGCGTTAGGCTAGATGGTCACCCCCTGTCAGCTCACGAAGGTAACCCCCGCGATGTCTGTCGAGTCGGTCTTCCCACAGCTAGAGGCCCTGCTCCCGCATGTGCAGAAGCCGATCCAGTACGTCGGCGGTGAGCTCAACTCCACCGTCAAGCCCTGGGAGTCCGCGGACGTCCGCTGGGCGCTCATGTACCCGGACGCGTACGAGGTCGGTCTGCCCAACCAGGGCGTCATGATCCTCTACGAGGTGCTGAACGAGCGCGAGGGCGTCCTCGCCGAGCGTACGTACAGCGTGTGGCCGGACCTGGAGGCGCTGATGCGGGAGCACGGCGTCCCGCAGTTCACCGTCGACAGCCACCGCCCGGTGAAGGCGTTCGACGTGTTCGGTCTGTCCTTCTCCACGGAGCTGGGCTACACCAACATGCTGACCGCCCTGGACCTCGCCGGAATCCCCCTGGAGTCCAAGGACCGCACGCTCGACGACCCGATCGTGCTGGCCGGCGGCCACGCGGCCTTCAACCCTGAGCCGATCGCCGACTTCATCGACGCGGCGATCATCGGCGACGGCGAGCAGGCCGTGCTGGACATGACCGAGATCATCCGCGTCTGGAAGGCGGAGGGCAGGCCCGGCGGCCGCGAGGAGGTCCTCTTCCGCCTCGCGAAGACGGGCTCGGTGTACATCCCCGCGTTCTACGACGTCGAGTACCTGCCCGACGGCCGTATCGGCCGCGTCGTGCCCAACAAGTCCGGTGTCCCGTGGCGGGTGTCCAAGCACACCGTCATGGACCTCGACGAGTGGCCGTACCCCAAGCAGCCCCTCGTCCCGCTCGCCGAGACGGTCCATGAGCGGATGTCGGTGGAGATCTTCCGCGGCTGCACCCGCGGCTGCCGCTTCTGCCAGGCGGGCATGATCACCCGCCCGGTGCGGGAGCGTTCCATCACGGGCATCGGCGAGATGGTCGAGAAGGGCCTCAAGGCGACCGGTTTCGAGGAGGTCGGCCTGCTCTCCCTCTCCTCCGCCGACCACAGCGAGATCGGCGACATCGCCAAGGGCCTGGCGGACCGGTACGAGGAGGACAAGATCGGTCTGTCCCTCCCCTCGACCCGCGTGGACGCCTTCAACGTCGACCTCGCGAACGAACTGACCCGCAACGGCCGGCGCTCGGGTCTGACCTTCGCGCCCGAGGGCGGCTCCGAGCGCATGCGCAAGGTCATCAACAAGATGGTCTCGGAGGAGGACCTGATCCGGACGGTCTCCACGGCGTACGGCAACGGCTGGCGCCAGGTGAAGCTGTACTTCATGTGCGGCCTGCCGACGGAGACCGACGAGGACGTCCTCCAGATCGCCGACATGGCGATGAACGTGATCGCCGAGGGCCGCAAGGTCTCCGGCCAGAACGACATTCGCTGCACGGTCTCGATCGGCGGGTTCGTCCCCAAGCCGCACACACCGTTCCAGTGGGCGCCGCAGCTTTCCGCCGAGGAGACCGACGCCCGGCTCGAAAAGCTTCGCGACAAGATCCGCGGCGACAAGAAGTACGGCCGTTCCATCGGCTTCCGCTACCACGACGGCAAGCCGGGCATCGTCGAGGGCCTGCTGTCGCGCGGCGACCGCCGCATCGGCGCCGTCATCCGCGCGGTCTACGAGGACGGCGGCCGCTTCGACGGCTGGCGCGAGCACTTCTCCTACGACCGCTGGATGAGCTGCGCGGACAAGGCCCTCGCGGACTTCGGCCTCGACGTCGACTGGTACACGACCCGCGAGCGCACCTACGAGGAGGTCCTGCCCTGGGACCACCTGGACTCCGGCCTCGACAAGGACTGGCTCTGGGAGGACTGGCAGGACGCCCTCGACGAGACAGAGGTCGAGGACTGCCGCTGGACACCGTGCTTCGACTGCGGCGTGTGCCCGCAGATGGACACCCACATCCAGATCGGCCCGACGGGCAAGAAGCTGCTGCCGCTGTCGGTCAAGCAGCCGGTGGGGAGTGCGCCGCACAGCCACGGTCACTGACCCGGCCGAGGCCGGCAGGTCGTAGAGGGGTGTCCGGAGGGCCGTTCGGCCGGTCTCCGGGCACCCCTTCTCACGTACAACCGGCCGGTCACGCGCGGCGTGACGGTCGAGCCGCCGTTGACGATGTTGTCCGCCGACTGGAGTTCGACCCGGTACCACGGCCGCGGGTTGCCCTGTTCGTCGTCGCAGTTCAGGGTGGCGTGGGGCTGCGTGTCCACCGGCACGCAGGTGGTCTCCCATGCCTGGCCCACGGTGGTGACGACATTGAACTTGACGAGCCCCTTCGAGGCGTCGGCCTCCTCACCCTTGGGCTGGCCCTTGTCCTCGCCGTGGTCCGTGCCGGAGCTGCCGCCATGGTCCTTGCCGGTGTCCTGGGTGTGACCGCTGCTCGACCCCTGGCTGTGGCTCTGCCCGGTCTGCTGGGCGTGGCCCTGGCCCTGGCCGGTCTGGCTGTGCCCCTGGCCCTGGCCCTGGCCCTGACCGTGCTCCTTGCCGGTTTCCTTCTGCCCGTGCCCGTGCCCGTGCCCGTGCCCGTGCCCGTGCCCGTGCCCGTGCCCGTGCCCGTGGCCCTCGCCGTGGCCGCTCGTGTTGACCGAGACACCGCACGCGAAGCCGACGTAGCGGTCCCGCGAATCACGGCCGCCTGCCGGGAAGTTGGGGTGGGCGTTGAGGTCGGTCCACAGGAACGGGTGGGCGACCTCGCCCTGGAGGTCGCGGATGCCGGCGAAGACCCGTCCGTCGCTCAGCACGACCCGGAACTCGCGCTTCTTGGAGTCCTGTACCGCGTCGATGTCGGCGCAGGGACCGGCGGGCCCCGTGGCGCCCGTGGCACCGGTGGCTCCCGTCAGCCCGTCAGCCCGTCAGCCCGTCAGCCCGTCCGCTCCCGTGGGGCCGGTGGGACCTGTCGCACCAGTGAGGCCGGCGGGACCGTCCGCGCCGTCCGCGCCGGTCGCGCCAGTGGCTCCGGTCGGTCGGGCCGGTGGGGCCCGTCTCGCCGGTGTCACCTGGGGGGCCCTCGGGGCCGACTTCGCCCTGAGGACCGGTGTCGCCCCTGGCGCCGGTCGGACGCTGGGGTCCGGTCGGGCCGGCGGGGCCCACCTCGCAGTGGTCGTCGTTGCCACCGAGTGCCGCCGTGCGGTTCTGGTCCTGATCGTCGTACCAGTCGGGCGACGATCCGTCGTACTGGTCCTCATGCTGCCCGGCGTCGGTGTGGTGCTGATCACCGTGATCGTCGGCGGGCGGGCACTCGTCGTTGCCGCCCCTCGTCACGGTGGAGTGCTCGGACACGCTCAGCGTTGCCGCCGCGGCGGGGCCGGCCAGTCCGGCGGTCACCGCCAGTGCGAGCGAGGCACACGTGCTGACCTTGGTGATCCTGTGGCGTGCCAGCGGGCCTATCAGCGAGATCGTCCTGCGCCAGGACTCATCTACGGGCTCCTAGTTTCGACCGGTTCGGGGCTTTTCTTCGCACTCGATCGTGAGCCTCGCCCCTGTCAACCGACTCGACCAGCGAGCGGGACCGGACGGGGATGGAGATCATCAAATCAGCCTCAACGGGTCTCACGGGTGGGCTAATTCGGTGCCAGTGAAAGGTATTCCTGCGATATGAGGTGATACGTCACGCGGCCGTCGGGGCGGCGTTCCCACACACCTGGACCGGTGAGCCGTGAAGCCCCAGACCATCTGCCTCTGCATGATCGTCAAGAACGAGGCGCGGGTGATCGAGCGTTGCCTCGCCGCTGTCCGGCCGCTGATCGACACCTGGGTCATCACCGACACCGGCTCCACGGACGGCACACAGGACCTGATCCGCGCGGCGCTGGACGGCATCCCCGGCGAACTGCGCGAGGAGCCCTGGGTCGACTTCGGTCACAACCGGACGCGGAACATCCAACACGCCCGCGGAAAGGCCGACTTCCTGCTCACCGTCGATGCCGACCATGTACTGCGTCAGGACGCGCCGCTGCCCCGGCTCACGGGGACCTCGTACATGCTGCGCTATGACACACCGGGCACCCAGCACCGCTTCAAGCACCTGATGCGCGGGGACCGGCTCTGGCGCTACGAAGGGGTCACCCACGAGTACCCGTGCACCGACGGGCCCGATGTCCAGGAGAACCTGGACGCCCTCGTCATCGAGGACCACGCGGACGGCGGCTGCCGCAGCGACAAGTTCGAACGCGACGCGGGTCTGCTCAGACGTGAACTGGAACGCGACCCCACAAACCCCCGCACCGTCTTCTACCTGGCCAACACCGAACGTGACCTCGGCCACGCCCGGGAGGCGATCGACCTGTACGAGCGACGTGCGGCGATGGGCGGCTGGGGCGAGGAGGTCTACTGCTCGCTCCTGGAGGCGGGAATCCTCCGGGCGGACGAGGAAGGGGACTGGCCGGGAGCCATGGACACGTTCTCCCGCGCCTGGGAGTCACGCCCCACAAGGCTCGAAGCCTGCTACGAGCTGGCCTCCCGCCTTCGGCTCCGGCGGTGCCACCACACCGCGCACGCCCTTGTCGTCGACGTCGTCGACCGGCCCGCGCCGGACGACCTGCTCTTCACCAAGCCCTGGGTCTACCGGTGGGGCCTGCTGTTCGAGTTCTCCATCACCGCCCACTGGGTGGGCGACCACGCGGCCGCGCTCGGGGCGTGCGACCGTCTGCTGGCCATGCGGGATCTGCCCGAACGCGTCCGCCGCCAGGTCGAGATCAACCGGGAGTTCTCCGCGCCGCACGCCGCACCGTCGGACCTGCCCGCGGTGGTGCGCCGCCCCAAGGCCGCCCGGGCCGGCAAGTCGGCGGCGAAGTCCGCGAGGGCCTCCGGGCGCAAGCGGTAGCGGGCGCGGGCGGCCGCCTGGTTGGAAGCGGTGGGAACTCGTTGGTGATGGCTGGATCCGGGCGACACTCTGAGGCGTCTACGTCGTCATGGACCTGGAGAAGAGGCCCGCCCATCAGGCACAGTCGGCGCCCGAGGGGTGTCTCGTCGTCGCGATCCGGATTCCGGTGCGGATCGTGGTGCTCGTGCTGGTCGTGCCCGTGCGCATGCTGTGGGACGCACTGGTGGCGGGCGGGCGGCTGTTGACGGACACCGTGCTGCGGCCTGCGGGCCGTGCGGCGCTCTGGCTCGGCCGGGTCGTCCTCGTGTGGCCCTGTGTGGCGCTGTGGCGGTACGTCGTCGTGCCGCTCGCCCAGGGGCTCGGATGGCTGGGGTACCGGCTGCTGGTCGTCCCGGCGGTGTGGACGTACCGGTACGTCCTGACACCCGTGGGGCACGCGATCTCCTGGCTGGCGGCCGGTGTCGGGGCCGGATGCGGCTGGGTCGCCCGCGGTGTCCTGGCCGGGCTCCGGTGGCTGTACCGGTGGACCGTGGTGCCGGTCGGGCGGAGCATCGCCTGGCTGGTCGTCCACCTCCTCGTCGTGCCGGCCGGGTGGCTGTACCGGTACGTGCTGACACCCGTGGGGCACGCGATCGCGTGGGTGGCCATGGGCGCCGTGTGGCTCGTACGGATGATCTTCACCGGGCTCTGGCTCGGCGTGTACTGGACGCTGCGCGTGCTGCTGGTGCTGCCCGCGCTCGCCGTGTGGCGCTGGGTGCTCGCGCCCGTCGGACGGTTCCTCGCCGCCGTCGGCCGGGAGATCGGGGAGGCCCTCGGGCACGCGTGGCGGGTGGCGGGGCGGATCTCCCTCGCCGTCGGGCGGTTCCTGGCGAACCTGTTCCGGTGGCTCCTGGTAGAGCCGACCCGGTGGGTGTACCGGACCGTCCTCACACCGGCCGGGCACTTCGTGCGGGACGCGGTGTGGAAGCCGGTCGCGGCGGTCGGCCGGGCCGTGGGCCGCACCACCCGGCAGGCCCTGAGCACCGCCCGCGAGACCGTCCGCCAGGCCCGCGCGAGCGTGCGCTCGGCCCTCTTCGGACAACGGGCGGAACCGAAGCCCGTCCACAGGCGGGAACCGAGGGCCGCCGAGGCACGTACTCTTGGTAGCAGTACGACCGCTCTCACGAAGGACTGAACGACACTGGGCAAGCGACAGCCCGAAGGCCCGCCGCCCGCACCCGCGGTGCAGCGCATCCGACTGCGCTACACCAAGCGCGGCCGCCTCCGGTTCACCAGCCACCGTGACTTCCAGCGCGCCTTCGAGCGTGCGCTGCGCCGTGCCGAGGTGCCGATGGCGTACTCGGCGGGGTTCACGCCGCATCCGAAGGTGTCGTACGCCAATGCCGCACCCACCGGCACGGGCAGTGAGGCGGAGTATCTGGAGATCGCGCTCACCGCGGCGCGTGATCCGGAGAAGCTCAGGATCCTGCTCGACGAGTCGCTACCCCCCGGCCTCGACATCGTCGACGCGGTCGAGGCCCGCACCTCCGGGCTCGCCGACCGGCTCACGGCCTCCGAATGGGAGCTGCGCCTGGACGGCGTGGACCCCGAGGACGCCGCGCGCGCGGTCGAGGCCTTCAAGGCGTCGGACCTCGTCGAGGTCCAGCGCAGGACCAAGAACGGCGTACGGACCTTCGACGCCCGTGCCGCCGTCGTCGACCTCGACAGCCGTGACGGCCATGACGCACGTGATGGACGTGACGGAAGCGCCGGAGCGAACGGTTCTGAGACGGCCGGTCCACAGCCCGCCGCAAGCGTCGGCTCCACCGGAGCGGCCGGCGCCGCGCCCCTTGCTGGGCCGACGGACCAGCCCTGTGCGATACTGCGGCTGGTAGTTCGGCACGTGACGCCTGCCGTACGACCCGACGACGTCCTGTCCGGTCTCCGCGCCGTGGCCGACCTGGCGCCGCCGGTCCCCGCAGCGGTGACCAGGCTGGCGCAGGGGCTTTTCGATGATGAGACCGGCACGGTGACCGACCCGCTCGCGCCCGACCGCGAGGCAGCGCCGGCCCCCTCAACGGCCGAACCCGCTGCCGCCGCGAAGGCGTCGGCGCCGGTAGGCCCCGCGTAGGACGGACGTCGTAGCGCCGCCCTCTGATCCGGGAGCCCCCTGGGTCGGGCAGCGCACCGACCACAAGACTTTCGCCAGGCCGTACGCAACATGGCGTACGGAACCGGCGAGACAGGACACAGAGAGCTCCCGTGCGGCGCCCGCGCCCCGGACGGCGGCAGTCGCGTACGACGCGAGCCGCGGACGTCACCGGCCACACCGGACCGGGTGCGGCGCCCGGGAGCCTGACGGGAGAAACGCCCGCATGCCCGAAACGATCGAACCCGCCGAGCCCGCGCAGGGCTCCGACCACAACACGCCGAGCGACACCCTGCCGCCGCGCCGTCGCCGCCGTGCCGCGTCCCGTCCCGCGGGACCGCCGTCCGCCGCCGAAGCGGCCGCGGAGACCACCGCGCCGGCCATACCGGCCGCCGAGTCCGAGGACCTCGCGGCCGCCGAGCCGACCGAGACGGACGAGACCACCGAAACCACCGAGACCGTCGAGGACGGCGTGACCGGTGAGGACGCGCAGGTCACCGAGGCCGAGGAGACGGAAGAGGCCGAGTCCGCCGCCGTCGTCGAGGCGCCCGCCGTCGAGGAGGCCGCGCCCGCCGGGCGTACGCGCCGTCGTGCGACCCGCCGCGCCTCCGCGCCCGCCGGTGCGCCCAAGGACGCCGAGGTCGTCGAAGTCGTCGAGACCGTGGCGCCGGCCGCCTCCGCCGAGGCGGCAGCCGAGCCCGCCGCCGTCGCCGAGGCGCCCGCCGCCGTCGAGGAGGCCGCGCCCGCCGGGCGTACGCGCCGTCGCGCCACCCGGCGCGCCTCCGCGCCCACGAGTGCCCCCCAGGCCGCCGAGGAGACCCCCGCCGAGACCGAGGCCGCCTCCGAGCCCGCCGCGGTCGCCGAGGCGCCCGCCGCCGAGGAGGCCGCGCCGCGCCCGCGCCGTCGCGCCACACGCCGGGCGTCCACGCCCGCCGGTGAGCCGAAGGCCGCCGAGATTGTCGAGACCCCGACGGAGACCGCGCCCGCCGCTGTTCAGGAGGGCGCGCCGGTGGAGGCGGCCGAGGAGGCCGCGCCCCGCCGTAGCCGTCGGCGTGCCACGCGCCGGGCCGCCGCGCCCGCCGGTGCGCCCGAGGGCGAGTCCGCCGACGACCGCGTGAGCGAGGCCGTGGCCGCCGAGACCGTGCCGGCCCCGGCCGAGCAGGCGCCCGCCGCCGAAGCCGCCCCCGCGACCGCGGTGGCCGAGCCCGAGCCGGTCAAGGCGCCGCGTGCGGCCGCCGAGTCGGAGGCCGAGGACGCGGGTCCGCGTCGGGCCCGTCGTCGGGCCACCCGTAAGGCGGCCGTTGGCTTCTCCGAGCCGGCGGCGCGAGTCGCGGACGACGCGCCGTCGCGTCCGTCCCGGCCTGCCGTGGCCG encodes the following:
- a CDS encoding TIGR03960 family B12-binding radical SAM protein; protein product: MSVESVFPQLEALLPHVQKPIQYVGGELNSTVKPWESADVRWALMYPDAYEVGLPNQGVMILYEVLNEREGVLAERTYSVWPDLEALMREHGVPQFTVDSHRPVKAFDVFGLSFSTELGYTNMLTALDLAGIPLESKDRTLDDPIVLAGGHAAFNPEPIADFIDAAIIGDGEQAVLDMTEIIRVWKAEGRPGGREEVLFRLAKTGSVYIPAFYDVEYLPDGRIGRVVPNKSGVPWRVSKHTVMDLDEWPYPKQPLVPLAETVHERMSVEIFRGCTRGCRFCQAGMITRPVRERSITGIGEMVEKGLKATGFEEVGLLSLSSADHSEIGDIAKGLADRYEEDKIGLSLPSTRVDAFNVDLANELTRNGRRSGLTFAPEGGSERMRKVINKMVSEEDLIRTVSTAYGNGWRQVKLYFMCGLPTETDEDVLQIADMAMNVIAEGRKVSGQNDIRCTVSIGGFVPKPHTPFQWAPQLSAEETDARLEKLRDKIRGDKKYGRSIGFRYHDGKPGIVEGLLSRGDRRIGAVIRAVYEDGGRFDGWREHFSYDRWMSCADKALADFGLDVDWYTTRERTYEEVLPWDHLDSGLDKDWLWEDWQDALDETEVEDCRWTPCFDCGVCPQMDTHIQIGPTGKKLLPLSVKQPVGSAPHSHGH
- a CDS encoding CYTH and CHAD domain-containing protein, with amino-acid sequence MADTKREIERKYESDESGLPDLTGVAGVATVMDKGVAELDAVYYDTSDERLAAASITLRRRTGGSDAGWHLKFPVSSGVRDEIRAPLSDTLPDELAGLVRSRVRAAKLVPLVRLLSTRAVSELLDADGRLLAEASVDAVVAERLTEKGRTAQWSEIEVELADDGDPAFLDKVEKKLRKAGVRPSDSPSKLARALQETAPAKGKKAKKDGKDGKSEKGGKGAKGKGDGEPLTPGDHVLAYIRAQRDAIVELDPAVRRDVFDSVHSMRVATRRLRSTFKSFGKVLDRAVTDPIGEELKWLAGELGVDRDQEVLTERLTEALDGLPESLVTGPVHARLRAWSRKDGGTGPRTELIEALDGPRYLELLETLDAVIADPPLLKAAHGDPEKVITKAVEKDFGKVAALVEEALAQPPGADRDLAMHEARKKTKRTRYAAEAARPLLGNPAKALVKDMKSLQTLLGDHQDSVMAREALRDLAHQAHAAPGESAFTYGLLYGREERRAELAEAELPGEWKRISADMPF
- the mrdA gene encoding penicillin-binding protein 2, with amino-acid sequence MTNIPETGRTPRVQIRLVIIQILVFSLLGTLGGRLWYLQIREGDAYAKEASGNHVQQVVQPAVRGSILDAGGVPIADNETRLVVSASRTDLLKMDDDGKAVLTKLAGVLDMKPKDVMDKVRLCDSETPQPCWNGSPYQPIPITDEATAKQALQIRERSEDFPGITAEPQAVRRYASPGGSKTSQVLGYLSPVTDEEITKAQDTDSPYLRSDQVGRSGLERQYDKELRGKAGVTRYEVDNLGRVIGEAEADPAQPGANLVTSIDARVQRIAEYELNEAMKEARKQNDRNTGTNYKADSGAVVVMEAKTGRVVAMASNPDYDPNAWVGGISAKDYAKLTGKKSNYPLLNRAIQGQSAPGSVFKVIPTAAAVNAGYSFNGPYQCSSSYSIGGQVFKNFESQSHGAISLGKALEVSCDTVFYRLSHEEWKRDGGIKPKKGANDWFYKTAHQFGLGAETGIDLPNEVTGRIPDRQWKQKYWEDNKDAWCKYGKKGGSYAEQIAYENCLEGNRLRAGDSVNYSIGQGDTLVTPIQMATIYAAISNGGTLYDPTVGKAIISADGKNVQEIAPKSHGKLPMTKKTRDEIDEALAGVATRGTAAWRFQGWPQDEIPIHAKTGTAEVYGKQTTSWFTTYTKDYSIVMTISQGGTGSGASAPAVRKLYNALYGVSEDGKIDRKKALLPTPQKGLPKIESDGSIDSPKLESYPPKKSKKEAAEDGTQVVAAGPGARPVSFDVPAAILDTRGGGTNRAARRRDDRGRRRGGGGGRCGSGRCGSGSGSGGGGSRGEGGGGSRGGRGRRRSG
- the rodA gene encoding rod shape-determining protein RodA; the encoded protein is MTGNSFSVSGYGPERTGWTRLFARDSLARRLDWPILFSAIALSLIGAALVYSATRNRTELNQGDPYYFLLRHLLNTGIGFALMIGTVWLGHRTLRTAVPILYGISVLLILLVLTPMGATINGAHAWIVVGGGFSLQPSEFVKVTIILGMAMLLAARVDAGDKPHPDHRTVVQALGLAAVPILIVLLMPDLGSVMVMVVIVLGVLLTSGASNRWVLGLIGTGAVGAIAVWQLGVLDEYQINRFAAFANPELDPAGVGYNTNQARIAIGSGGLLGTGLFKGSQTTGQFVPEQQTDFVFTVAGEELGFVGAGLIIVLLGVVLWRACRIARETTELYGTIVAGGIIAWFAFQSFENIGMTLGIMPVAGLPLPFVSYGGSSMFAVWVAVGLLQSIRVQRPMSA